A genome region from Physeter macrocephalus isolate SW-GA chromosome 4, ASM283717v5, whole genome shotgun sequence includes the following:
- the TSHB gene encoding thyrotropin subunit beta yields the protein MTAIFLMSMLFGLACGQAMAFCIPTEYMMHVERKECAYCLTINTTICAGYCMTRDFNGKLFLPKYALSQDVCTYRDFMYKTVEIPRCPRHVTPYFSYPVAISCKCGKCNTDYSDCIHEAIKTNYCTKPQKSYVVGFSI from the exons ATGACTGCTATCTTCCTGATGTCCATGCTTTTTGGCCTTGCATGTGGGCAAGCAATGGCTTTTTGTATTCCAACTGAGTATATGATGCATGTCGAAAGGAAAGAGTGTGCTTACTGCCTAACCATCAACACCACCATCTGTGCTGGATATTGTATGACACGG GACTTCAATGGCAAGCTGTTTCTTCCCAAATATGCTCTGTCCCAGGATGTTTGTACATATAGAGACTTCATGTACAAGACTGTAGAAATACCAAGATGCCCACGCCATGTTACTCCTTATTTCTCCTACCCTGTAGCTATAAGCTGTAAGTGTGGCAAGTGTAATACTGACTATAGTGATTGTATACATGAGGCCATCAAAACAAACTACTGTACCAAACCTCAGAAGTCCTATGTGGTGGGATTTTCTATCTAA